In Urechidicola croceus, a single window of DNA contains:
- a CDS encoding AMP-binding protein, whose product MKKPTWIPNKEIIQRSNIFKMMRKHHFSSYVDFWSWSVKNKKQFWSETVENLGIKFSKDYTDILDTSEGIENAKWLFNAKMNIVDSCFQNLDDAVAVYFQKPNKSIQKVTQRELENLVNQIANSFADFDVNSGDTIAIDLPMTLESVAIYLGAIKSGIKVATVADSFTPNEIAIRLKITNPKLVFTQDVMQRAGKNLPLYQKVIDAKASKIVVISTEENPVSLRKQDLFWTDFLSENKEFTSVKQSPEETITILFSSGTTGEPKAIPWNHTTPIKSASDGYYHQDIHQNDVVCWPTNLGWMMGPWLVFAALINKASIALYYDAPLTPDFGKFIQDSKTTMLGVIPSIVKHWKNTSCMESFDWNSIKCFSSTGEVSNPSEMEYLMNLAGNKPVIEYCGGTEIGGGYVTSTVVQPNIPSVFSTQALGGEFVLLNDENEVSDKGELFLIPPIMGLSTKLLNRNHHEVYYKDTPKYKSKLRRHGDELIRLENGYYRTLGRVDDAMNLGGIKVSATQIEAVINTLDFVKECAAIAVAPKDGGPSLLVVFYVEKPNEFSTNERLKSSQKIVRNEINPLFKVSDLVKIDILPRTASNKVMRRKLRDNYIIK is encoded by the coding sequence ATGAAAAAACCAACTTGGATACCAAATAAAGAAATTATTCAAAGAAGTAATATATTTAAAATGATGCGCAAGCATCATTTTTCTTCTTATGTTGATTTTTGGAGTTGGTCAGTTAAAAATAAAAAACAATTTTGGTCAGAAACTGTTGAGAATTTAGGAATAAAATTTTCTAAAGATTATACAGATATTTTGGATACTTCTGAAGGAATTGAAAATGCAAAATGGCTTTTTAATGCTAAAATGAATATTGTTGATTCTTGTTTCCAAAATTTGGATGATGCAGTTGCGGTTTATTTTCAAAAACCGAACAAATCCATCCAAAAAGTAACTCAAAGAGAATTAGAAAATTTAGTAAACCAAATAGCAAATAGTTTTGCTGATTTTGACGTTAATAGTGGAGATACAATAGCAATTGATTTACCAATGACTTTAGAGTCTGTGGCAATTTATTTAGGAGCAATTAAATCAGGAATAAAAGTTGCAACAGTTGCTGATAGTTTTACGCCAAATGAAATAGCTATTCGATTAAAAATCACAAATCCAAAGTTAGTTTTTACACAAGATGTGATGCAAAGAGCAGGAAAAAACTTGCCATTGTATCAAAAAGTAATAGATGCTAAAGCATCAAAAATAGTAGTAATTTCTACAGAAGAAAACCCCGTTTCTTTGAGAAAACAAGACCTTTTTTGGACTGATTTTTTATCAGAAAATAAAGAGTTTACTTCAGTAAAACAATCACCAGAAGAAACGATTACAATACTTTTTTCATCAGGAACAACAGGTGAGCCTAAAGCAATCCCTTGGAATCATACAACACCAATAAAATCTGCCTCAGATGGTTATTACCATCAAGATATTCATCAAAATGATGTGGTGTGTTGGCCAACAAACCTTGGTTGGATGATGGGTCCTTGGTTAGTATTTGCTGCATTGATTAATAAAGCATCAATAGCATTGTATTATGATGCGCCCTTAACTCCCGATTTTGGAAAATTTATACAAGATTCTAAAACGACAATGTTAGGCGTTATTCCAAGTATTGTGAAACATTGGAAAAATACTTCTTGTATGGAATCTTTTGATTGGAATTCAATCAAATGTTTTAGTTCTACAGGTGAAGTTTCTAACCCTTCCGAAATGGAATACTTAATGAATTTAGCAGGAAATAAACCAGTTATTGAATATTGTGGAGGTACAGAAATTGGAGGAGGTTATGTAACAAGTACTGTTGTACAACCAAATATTCCAAGTGTTTTCTCAACACAAGCATTGGGAGGAGAATTTGTGCTGTTAAATGATGAAAATGAGGTTTCAGATAAAGGAGAATTGTTTTTAATCCCACCAATTATGGGATTATCAACCAAGCTACTAAATAGAAATCATCACGAAGTATATTATAAAGACACACCTAAATATAAATCAAAATTAAGACGTCATGGAGACGAATTAATTCGATTAGAAAATGGTTATTACCGAACATTAGGCCGAGTTGATGACGCAATGAATTTGGGTGGAATTAAAGTCAGTGCAACTCAAATTGAAGCAGTAATTAACACGTTAGATTTTGTTAAAGAATGTGCTGCAATTGCAGTTGCCCCAAAAGATGGAGGACCAAGTTTATTGGTAGTTTTTTATGTTGAAAAACCAAACGAATTTTCAACAAATGAAAGATTAAAATCTTCTCAAAAAATTGTGAGAAATGAAATAAACCCACTTTTCAAAGTATCAGATTTAGTAAAAATTGATATTTTGCCAAGAACAGCATCAAACAAAGTGATGCGAAGAAAATTAAGAGACAATTATATAATTAAATAA
- a CDS encoding transglycosylase domain-containing protein — MAKKEIKENTSFNKYLKWFWRLVIGGVVLMILPFLLASWGLLGEMPTFEDLENPESNLATEVISIDGKTLGKYAFENRTPVLYKEIPQNLVEALVATEDERYYSHSGVDFQSTARAILTLGRDGGGSTVTQQLAKQLFHGEGSKNLLQRFFQKVKEYVISVRLERQYTKQEIIAMYLNKYDFLNLAVGIRSASRIYFGKEPKELKQEESAMLVGMLKNSSLYNPLRRPEMVQKRRNVVLKQMEKNEFITTQEKDSLQNLDLGLDLHREGHSDGYATYFREYLRDFMKTWINEHPKPDGTKYNLHRDGLKIYVTLDSRMQHYAEEAMAEHMSNLQRVFFKEQARNKTAPFYDLDAKEINSTLEQAMKRSNRWKRMKLAGKSEKEIKESFKKKTQMSVFSWKGDIDTIMTPLDSIRYYKHFLRAGLMSIEPQSGHVKAWVGGIDYKHFQFDAVKQQKRQVGSTFKPFVYASAINQLKLSPCDSFPNTPYTISKEKYGMPADWTPRNVGEKYGGMMSLKRALATSTNVITARLIDMVGPETVVRLAQSAGIESEIPAVPAIALGSVDLSLFEMVGAYSTFANKGLRVEQMMILRIEDKNGTILEQFTPETKEVLSEESAYVVLNLLEGVTHSGSGQRLRNNWTNNPDKVVTGFPYYFKNAIAGKTGTTQNQSDGWFMGVIPNLATGVWVGGEDRATHFAGISKGQGAAMALPIWALFHKKCYADSSLNVSQDEFEEPENLSIKIDCTNIDNSSEDPLNDENDDDEVPQF, encoded by the coding sequence GGACTATTAGGTGAAATGCCTACTTTTGAAGATTTAGAAAACCCAGAAAGTAATCTTGCAACAGAAGTAATATCAATTGATGGAAAAACATTAGGTAAATATGCTTTTGAGAATAGAACACCAGTTCTATATAAAGAGATCCCTCAGAACTTGGTTGAAGCATTAGTAGCAACTGAAGATGAGCGCTATTATAGCCATTCAGGTGTTGATTTTCAAAGTACAGCAAGAGCTATTTTAACACTTGGAAGAGATGGAGGAGGAAGTACGGTAACACAACAGTTAGCAAAACAATTATTTCATGGAGAAGGTTCTAAAAATTTGCTTCAAAGATTTTTTCAAAAAGTTAAAGAGTATGTTATTTCAGTGAGACTTGAACGTCAATATACAAAGCAAGAAATTATTGCTATGTATTTGAATAAATATGATTTTTTAAATCTAGCTGTTGGAATTCGATCAGCATCACGTATTTATTTTGGAAAAGAACCAAAAGAATTAAAGCAAGAAGAATCAGCAATGTTGGTTGGAATGTTAAAAAATTCTTCATTATATAATCCATTAAGAAGACCTGAGATGGTGCAGAAAAGACGAAATGTAGTCTTAAAACAAATGGAAAAAAATGAATTCATTACGACTCAAGAAAAAGATTCATTACAAAACTTAGATTTAGGATTAGATTTACATAGAGAAGGACATAGTGATGGATATGCAACTTATTTTCGTGAATATTTGAGAGATTTCATGAAAACATGGATTAATGAACATCCAAAACCTGACGGAACTAAATACAATCTTCATAGAGACGGATTAAAAATTTACGTAACTCTTGATTCTCGCATGCAACATTATGCTGAAGAAGCAATGGCAGAACACATGTCAAATCTTCAAAGAGTATTTTTTAAGGAGCAAGCACGAAATAAAACAGCACCATTTTATGATTTAGATGCCAAAGAAATAAATTCAACATTAGAACAAGCAATGAAACGTTCCAATAGATGGAAACGAATGAAATTAGCTGGTAAATCTGAAAAAGAAATTAAAGAATCGTTTAAGAAAAAGACTCAGATGTCTGTCTTTTCTTGGAAAGGAGATATAGATACCATTATGACACCTCTCGATTCAATTCGCTATTACAAGCACTTTTTAAGAGCAGGTTTAATGTCAATTGAGCCACAATCAGGACATGTAAAAGCATGGGTTGGAGGTATTGATTATAAACACTTTCAATTTGATGCTGTTAAACAACAAAAACGCCAGGTAGGATCTACATTTAAACCGTTTGTATACGCATCAGCAATTAACCAATTAAAATTATCTCCTTGTGATAGTTTTCCAAATACACCTTATACAATTTCTAAGGAAAAATATGGAATGCCAGCCGACTGGACACCTAGAAATGTTGGAGAAAAATATGGAGGAATGATGAGTTTAAAAAGAGCCTTAGCAACATCAACCAATGTTATAACGGCACGATTAATTGATATGGTTGGCCCTGAAACAGTAGTAAGACTAGCCCAATCTGCAGGTATTGAAAGTGAAATTCCAGCAGTGCCAGCAATTGCTCTAGGTTCAGTAGATTTGAGTTTGTTTGAAATGGTTGGAGCTTATTCTACTTTTGCTAATAAAGGTTTGCGAGTAGAACAAATGATGATTTTAAGAATTGAAGATAAAAACGGAACTATTTTAGAACAATTTACACCAGAAACAAAAGAAGTTTTAAGTGAAGAATCAGCGTATGTTGTTTTAAATCTATTAGAAGGTGTTACACATTCAGGATCTGGTCAACGTTTAAGAAACAATTGGACCAATAATCCAGATAAAGTTGTTACAGGATTCCCTTACTATTTTAAAAATGCAATTGCAGGAAAAACAGGAACAACTCAAAATCAGTCAGACGGTTGGTTTATGGGAGTTATTCCAAATTTAGCAACTGGAGTATGGGTAGGCGGTGAAGATAGAGCAACACATTTTGCTGGAATTAGTAAAGGTCAAGGAGCTGCAATGGCATTACCAATTTGGGCTCTATTTCATAAAAAATGTTATGCAGACTCATCATTAAATGTTAGTCAAGATGAATTTGAAGAACCAGAGAATTTATCAATAAAAATAGATTGTACAAATATTGATAATTCTAGTGAAGACCCTTTAAATGATGAAAATGATGACGATGAAGTGCCACAATTTTAA